In Finegoldia magna ATCC 53516, a genomic segment contains:
- the rplA gene encoding 50S ribosomal protein L1, with translation MAKKGKRYQESAKLIDRTVEYKLDEASKLVVETAKAKFDESVELHAKLGVDSRHADQQVRGTIVLPHGTGKDQKVAVFAKGEKAEEAKAAGADFVGAEDLAEKIQKEGWLGFDVAVATPDMMGVVGRIGRILGPQGLMPNPKAGTVTMDVTSAIKEIKAGKVEYRTDKSNIIHVPVGKVSFGEEKIAENINALMQAILKAKPASSKGKYIRSLTIASTMGPGIKVNPLQFAKE, from the coding sequence ATGGCAAAAAAAGGTAAAAGATATCAAGAAAGTGCAAAATTAATTGATAGAACAGTTGAATATAAATTAGACGAAGCAAGCAAATTAGTTGTAGAAACAGCTAAAGCTAAATTTGACGAATCAGTAGAATTACACGCAAAATTAGGTGTAGATAGTAGACACGCTGACCAACAAGTTCGTGGTACTATCGTACTTCCTCATGGTACAGGTAAAGACCAAAAGGTTGCTGTATTTGCAAAAGGTGAAAAAGCTGAAGAAGCAAAAGCTGCAGGAGCAGATTTCGTAGGAGCAGAAGATTTAGCAGAAAAAATCCAAAAAGAAGGTTGGTTAGGATTTGATGTTGCAGTAGCTACTCCAGATATGATGGGTGTTGTAGGTAGAATTGGTAGAATCTTAGGACCTCAAGGTTTAATGCCAAACCCTAAAGCTGGTACAGTAACTATGGATGTTACAAGTGCAATCAAAGAAATCAAAGCTGGTAAAGTTGAATATAGAACTGATAAGAGTAATATCATTCACGTTCCAGTTGGTAAAGTTTCTTTTGGAGAAGAAAAAATTGCTGAAAACATCAATGCATTAATGCAAGCAATATTGAAAGCAAAACCAGCTTCATCAAAAGGTAAATATATTAGATCTTTAACAATTGCTT
- the rplK gene encoding 50S ribosomal protein L11, translated as MAKKVQAIVKLQIPAGKATPAPPVGTALGPHGVNIMQFTKEFNAKTQDQMGMIIPVVMTVYQDRSFTFITKTPPAPVLIKKELGLNSASGEPNKTKVGQLTKEQVKKIAEIKMPDLNAANLESAMSMIKGTARSMGVTVEE; from the coding sequence ATGGCTAAAAAAGTACAAGCAATAGTAAAGTTACAAATTCCTGCAGGTAAAGCAACACCTGCACCACCAGTAGGTACAGCACTTGGACCTCACGGTGTTAATATAATGCAATTTACAAAAGAGTTTAACGCAAAAACTCAAGACCAAATGGGAATGATTATTCCAGTTGTTATGACTGTATACCAAGACAGATCATTCACATTTATAACAAAGACTCCACCAGCACCAGTTCTTATTAAAAAAGAATTAGGATTAAATTCTGCTTCAGGAGAACCTAATAAAACTAAAGTTGGACAATTAACTAAAGAACAAGTTAAGAAAATTGCTGAAATTAAAATGCCTGACTTAAACGCAGCAAACTTAGAATCTGCTATGAGTATGATTAAAGGTACAGCAAGAAGTATGGGAGTTACAGTAGAAGAATAG
- the nusG gene encoding transcription termination/antitermination protein NusG codes for MTEKNNTFIENATEDFKERAKEGKWYVVHTYSGHEGKVKVNIEKMVENRGYIDDIFEVVVPTEEYVSEVGGAKKLKERKIFPGYVFVKMTITDVSWYLVRNTRGVTGFVGPESKPVAVSEKEIQKFALKNQSYSKKEIDVNIGDNVNIVSGAFSDQVGIIEEINTEKAICKVLISLFGRDTSVEISFDDIEKI; via the coding sequence ATGACCGAAAAAAATAACACATTTATTGAAAATGCAACTGAAGATTTTAAAGAACGTGCCAAAGAGGGCAAATGGTATGTAGTGCATACTTACTCTGGACACGAAGGTAAAGTAAAAGTTAATATTGAAAAAATGGTAGAAAATCGTGGTTATATCGACGATATATTTGAAGTAGTAGTACCTACTGAAGAATATGTTTCAGAGGTCGGTGGAGCTAAAAAGTTAAAAGAAAGAAAGATCTTCCCCGGTTATGTTTTCGTTAAGATGACAATTACCGATGTCTCATGGTATTTGGTTAGAAATACCAGAGGTGTTACAGGATTTGTAGGACCAGAATCAAAACCTGTAGCAGTTAGTGAAAAGGAAATTCAAAAATTCGCTCTTAAAAATCAATCTTATTCTAAAAAAGAAATTGATGTTAATATTGGAGACAATGTGAATATTGTTTCTGGAGCGTTTAGCGATCAAGTAGGTATTATTGAAGAAATAAATACTGAAAAAGCTATCTGTAAAGTTTTAATTTCCTTGTTCGGCAGAGACACATCTGTTGAAATTAGCTTTGATGATATCGAAAAAATATAA
- the secE gene encoding preprotein translocase subunit SecE, which yields MAAKNAQNSNQKSAPKNQGFLKGVKTEWNKIVWPTPKETLEYSIVVVIISFIVALIVYGLDTVFQRLIGLFI from the coding sequence ATGGCAGCGAAAAATGCGCAAAATTCTAATCAAAAATCAGCCCCAAAAAATCAAGGATTTTTAAAAGGCGTGAAGACTGAATGGAATAAAATTGTCTGGCCGACACCAAAGGAAACTTTAGAATACTCAATAGTAGTAGTTATAATTTCCTTTATAGTTGCATTAATCGTATACGGATTAGATACTGTGTTCCAACGTTTAATTGGACTATTTATTTAG
- the rpmG gene encoding 50S ribosomal protein L33, producing MRDKVILECTECKSRNYTTKKNKKLHPDRVETNKYCKFCKKHTLHKETR from the coding sequence ATGAGAGATAAAGTAATTTTAGAATGTACTGAATGCAAGAGCAGAAATTACACTACTAAAAAGAATAAAAAACTTCACCCTGATAGAGTGGAAACAAACAAGTATTGTAAATTCTGTAAAAAGCACACTCTACACAAGGAAACAAGATAG
- the efp gene encoding elongation factor P, whose translation MIQAGDFRKGTTFEMDGDVWQIIDFQHVKPGKGAAFVRTKIRSVMTGSNRDMTFNPNEKYEEARIETREMQYLYNDGTLYYFMDPESYEQLPIDKDSVEEAILYIKENDMATIKFFKGKAFQVSPPNFVELEITQTEPGIKGNTATGATKPATVETGATVNVPLFVNEGDKIKIDTRTGEYLSRV comes from the coding sequence ATGATACAAGCAGGAGATTTTAGAAAAGGCACAACTTTTGAAATGGATGGAGATGTATGGCAAATTATAGATTTCCAACACGTTAAACCAGGAAAAGGTGCAGCTTTTGTAAGAACAAAAATCAGATCAGTTATGACTGGTTCAAACAGAGACATGACTTTCAATCCTAACGAAAAATATGAAGAAGCTAGAATTGAAACAAGAGAAATGCAATACTTATACAACGACGGTACTTTATATTATTTCATGGACCCAGAATCTTATGAACAATTACCAATTGATAAAGATAGTGTTGAAGAAGCTATTCTTTACATAAAGGAAAATGATATGGCAACAATCAAATTTTTCAAAGGTAAAGCATTCCAAGTTTCTCCACCAAACTTTGTTGAGTTAGAAATCACTCAAACAGAACCTGGTATTAAAGGTAACACTGCAACAGGAGCTACAAAACCAGCTACTGTAGAAACAGGCGCTACAGTTAACGTACCTTTATTTGTAAATGAAGGAGATAAAATCAAAATAGATACAAGAACTGGAGAATATTTGTCAAGAGTTTAG
- a CDS encoding MogA/MoaB family molybdenum cofactor biosynthesis protein: protein MYKVAVLTVSDKGSQGKREDLSGKKIIEIIEKNGYKLEKYDIVADEKELIKEKLIEYSNENIELILTTGGTGFSKRDVTPEATLEVSEKLCLGISEAIRNYSMTITKRAMLSRAVSVIRKNSLIINMPGSPKAVEESLEYIIDTLDHALKILQGDASECARK from the coding sequence ATGTATAAAGTAGCAGTGCTTACAGTATCAGACAAGGGTTCTCAAGGCAAAAGAGAAGATTTAAGTGGTAAAAAAATTATAGAAATTATCGAAAAAAACGGCTATAAATTAGAAAAATATGATATTGTAGCAGATGAAAAAGAACTTATAAAAGAAAAATTAATCGAGTATTCCAATGAAAATATTGAGTTGATTTTGACTACGGGTGGAACTGGATTTTCAAAAAGAGATGTAACTCCTGAGGCTACATTAGAAGTTTCAGAAAAACTTTGTTTGGGAATTAGTGAAGCGATTAGAAATTATTCGATGACGATTACAAAAAGAGCAATGCTTTCAAGAGCTGTTTCAGTTATTAGAAAAAACTCCCTCATAATAAATATGCCGGGTAGTCCTAAGGCTGTTGAAGAAAGTTTGGAATACATAATTGATACGTTAGATCACGCTTTGAAAATTTTACAAGGCGATGCATCAGAATGTGCGAGAAAATAG
- a CDS encoding YraN family protein, translating into MEKNRGKFAEDYACEYLIEKGYEIIDRNYSERIGELDIVCTYENYLVIVEVKARTDDKFGAPSDFVTLGKQDRIRKTTEIYIDKNDLYDYQPRFDVIEIYLDNFKLNHYIDAF; encoded by the coding sequence ATGGAAAAAAACCGAGGTAAATTTGCCGAGGATTACGCTTGTGAATATTTAATAGAAAAAGGTTACGAAATTATTGACAGGAATTATTCCGAGAGAATTGGGGAACTAGACATAGTTTGCACTTACGAAAATTATTTGGTAATAGTTGAAGTAAAAGCAAGGACTGATGACAAGTTCGGCGCTCCTTCTGATTTTGTAACTTTGGGAAAACAAGACAGAATAAGAAAAACAACAGAAATTTATATCGACAAAAATGATTTGTACGATTATCAGCCTAGATTTGATGTGATAGAAATTTATTTGGATAATTTCAAATTAAATCACTATATTGACGCATTTTAA
- a CDS encoding ribonuclease HII, whose protein sequence is MFAIDYNEFEEELICGVDEVGRGPLAGPVVTCAIIMPKNCEIIDGVTDSKKLSEKKRIKFKDMILDQALAYSVNFVDQSVIDEINIKQANRLSMKRAVESLKTKDNKFIKPDLIVIDAEKIDTDIKQMSFVKGDEKLYPISCASIVAKVIRDEYMKDMAVIYPQYGFEKHKGYGTKLHREMILEHGECPLHRKTFLRKLYENGKKPR, encoded by the coding sequence ATGTTTGCGATTGATTATAACGAATTTGAAGAAGAATTAATTTGTGGTGTAGATGAAGTTGGAAGAGGACCATTGGCAGGACCTGTTGTAACTTGTGCCATTATTATGCCCAAAAATTGTGAAATAATAGATGGTGTCACTGATTCAAAAAAGCTTTCTGAAAAAAAGAGAATTAAGTTCAAGGATATGATTTTGGATCAAGCCTTGGCATATAGTGTGAATTTTGTGGATCAAAGTGTGATTGATGAAATCAACATCAAACAAGCTAATAGATTATCCATGAAAAGAGCTGTAGAAAGTCTTAAAACAAAGGATAATAAATTCATAAAACCTGATTTAATTGTGATTGATGCAGAAAAAATTGATACCGACATAAAACAAATGTCATTTGTTAAAGGCGATGAAAAATTATATCCGATTTCTTGCGCATCAATTGTAGCTAAGGTTATAAGAGATGAGTACATGAAAGATATGGCAGTCATTTATCCACAATATGGTTTTGAAAAACACAAAGGCTACGGTACCAAACTACATCGAGAAATGATACTAGAACATGGTGAATGTCCGCTTCACAGAAAAACTTTTTTGAGGAAATTATATGAAAATGGAAAAAAACCGAGGTAA
- the ylqF gene encoding ribosome biogenesis GTPase YlqF — MDINNINWYPGHMKKAIDKIKENMKLVDIVLVLVDSRIVKSSMNPVIEDILKDKPQLILLNKMDMADPKITQNWINYFAKKNITALPIDSKNGRNLDKIEPTAKKILEDVLANRKDKNIKSEIIRMMIVGIPNVGKSTIINKLSNRQSAKTGNTPGVTRSNQWIRIKGKMELLDTPGVLWPKFEDNEIGLNLAFTGAIKDEILDEENLAYKLIEKLMSIDPQILEKRYSVDTQNKETIEIMDDIAIRRGCLLKGKNIDYSKVSSIVIDEFRKTKLGRISLEDVCD, encoded by the coding sequence ATGGACATTAATAATATAAACTGGTATCCAGGGCACATGAAAAAAGCTATCGACAAGATAAAAGAAAACATGAAACTTGTCGACATAGTTTTGGTTCTTGTGGATAGCAGAATTGTAAAATCATCCATGAATCCAGTTATAGAAGATATCTTAAAGGATAAGCCGCAATTGATTTTATTGAACAAGATGGACATGGCAGATCCTAAAATTACACAAAACTGGATTAATTATTTTGCAAAGAAAAATATAACAGCACTTCCAATTGATAGCAAAAACGGTAGAAATTTGGATAAAATTGAGCCAACAGCTAAAAAGATTTTAGAAGATGTACTTGCTAATAGAAAAGACAAGAACATCAAATCAGAAATTATAAGAATGATGATTGTTGGTATACCAAATGTTGGAAAATCTACTATAATTAACAAATTATCCAACAGACAATCTGCAAAAACTGGAAATACTCCAGGAGTTACAAGGTCTAATCAATGGATTAGAATAAAAGGCAAGATGGAATTATTGGATACGCCAGGTGTTTTGTGGCCAAAATTCGAAGACAATGAAATTGGATTAAACTTGGCATTTACTGGAGCTATAAAAGACGAAATTTTGGATGAAGAAAACTTAGCATACAAGCTCATCGAGAAACTAATGAGTATTGATCCACAAATTTTAGAGAAAAGATATTCGGTTGATACACAAAACAAGGAAACAATCGAAATAATGGATGATATTGCGATAAGAAGAGGCTGTTTATTAAAAGGAAAAAATATTGACTATTCTAAAGTTTCATCAATAGTTATCGATGAATTTAGAAAAACAAAGTTAGGAAGAATTTCATTAGAAGATGTTTGCGATTGA
- the rplS gene encoding 50S ribosomal protein L19: MDIIKTLEDEQLRENKFDFHVGDTVKVDYLIKEGNKERVQVYEGTVIKMQGTGLRRTFTVRRLAYGVGVERTFLINSPRVTNVRLVREGKVRRSKLFYLRHREGKAAKVKEKQKF; the protein is encoded by the coding sequence ATGGATATTATAAAAACATTAGAAGATGAACAATTAAGAGAAAATAAGTTCGACTTTCATGTTGGAGATACTGTAAAAGTAGACTACCTTATCAAAGAAGGTAATAAAGAAAGAGTTCAAGTTTATGAAGGAACTGTAATTAAAATGCAAGGAACTGGACTTAGAAGAACTTTCACAGTAAGAAGATTAGCTTACGGTGTAGGAGTAGAAAGAACTTTCTTAATCAACTCACCAAGAGTAACTAACGTAAGATTAGTTAGAGAAGGTAAAGTAAGAAGATCAAAATTATTCTACTTAAGACACAGAGAAGGTAAAGCTGCTAAAGTTAAAGAAAAACAAAAATTCTAA
- the trmD gene encoding tRNA (guanosine(37)-N1)-methyltransferase TrmD: MKFIILTLFPESFDYLKSYGVIGKAVQNNLIELEVVNIRDYTKNKHKKVDDEIYGGGAGMLMTCQPIYDCLEDVNKNKSKVVFMSPQGKVLNQQKCIELSKEKEIVILCGHYEGVDSRIINHYCDEEISIGDYVMTGGELGAMVLIDCVSRMINDVLGNDESYKTDSHYNLLLQEDSYTRPRVFNGYEVPEVLLSGNHEKIEQWREKSRLNNTKLKREDIYQKYLKEKNQGGS; the protein is encoded by the coding sequence ATGAAATTTATAATTCTCACATTGTTTCCAGAAAGTTTTGATTACTTAAAATCATACGGCGTCATAGGAAAAGCAGTCCAAAACAATCTAATTGAACTTGAAGTGGTTAATATTAGAGATTACACTAAAAATAAACACAAAAAGGTAGACGATGAGATATATGGTGGCGGGGCTGGGATGCTTATGACTTGCCAACCAATTTATGACTGCTTGGAAGATGTGAACAAAAACAAATCAAAAGTTGTGTTTATGTCTCCTCAAGGGAAAGTTCTTAATCAACAAAAGTGTATAGAACTTTCAAAAGAAAAAGAAATAGTCATTCTTTGTGGCCATTACGAAGGTGTCGACAGCAGAATCATCAATCATTATTGTGATGAGGAGATTTCTATTGGAGATTATGTGATGACTGGTGGAGAATTAGGAGCTATGGTTCTTATAGATTGTGTAAGCCGAATGATTAACGATGTTTTGGGAAATGATGAAAGTTATAAAACAGATTCGCACTACAATTTATTGCTACAGGAAGATTCCTACACAAGACCCAGAGTATTTAACGGATATGAAGTTCCTGAAGTTTTATTATCAGGAAATCACGAAAAAATCGAACAGTGGCGAGAAAAATCAAGACTAAACAACACTAAACTTAAAAGAGAAGATATATATCAGAAATATCTGAAAGAAAAAAACCAAGGAGGATCATAA
- the rimM gene encoding ribosome maturation factor RimM (Essential for efficient processing of 16S rRNA), producing MEYIAVAEVLNTHGIKGCLKMRPLTDNIERFDEDICYYLGDKKVKVNIQNYRMYKGFLYIDFEEFNDINEVLEFKKQFLYIDEKDRYELKDGSFYIDDLIGLKAYSNGEYIGDLVEVLSVYSNDVYVIKNDEKEFMIPAVKEFIKKIDLENGLIDVVIIEGM from the coding sequence ATGGAATATATAGCTGTAGCAGAAGTGCTCAATACTCACGGTATTAAAGGATGTCTTAAAATGAGACCATTGACTGATAATATCGAAAGATTTGACGAAGATATTTGTTATTATCTCGGGGATAAAAAAGTTAAGGTCAATATTCAAAATTATAGAATGTACAAGGGTTTTTTGTACATTGATTTTGAAGAATTTAACGATATTAATGAAGTTCTTGAATTCAAAAAACAGTTTTTATATATAGATGAAAAAGACAGATACGAATTGAAAGATGGAAGCTTTTACATTGACGATTTGATAGGATTGAAAGCCTATAGTAATGGTGAATACATCGGAGATTTGGTTGAAGTTTTGAGCGTTTATAGTAATGATGTATATGTAATAAAAAATGATGAAAAAGAATTTATGATACCTGCTGTAAAAGAGTTCATTAAAAAAATAGATTTAGAAAATGGATTAATCGATGTAGTTATAATTGAGGGTATGTGA
- a CDS encoding KH domain-containing protein — protein sequence MEKLVKTIATALVDNKEAVEVTSRQDKHTVIIEIKADSKDLGKIIGKEGKIAKAIRTITKAAAIKSGEKVVVDILQ from the coding sequence ATGGAAAAATTAGTTAAAACAATTGCTACTGCGTTAGTTGATAATAAAGAAGCAGTTGAAGTAACATCAAGACAAGACAAACATACGGTTATTATAGAAATTAAAGCAGATTCCAAAGATTTGGGGAAAATTATAGGAAAAGAAGGGAAGATTGCCAAGGCAATTAGAACTATTACTAAGGCAGCGGCTATTAAGAGTGGCGAAAAAGTTGTCGTAGATATTTTGCAATAA
- the rpsP gene encoding 30S ribosomal protein S16, producing the protein MSVKIRLKRMGAKKKPFYRIVVADSRCPRDGKFIEEIGYYNPLVEEKTVKVDSEKVQQWIKNGAKPTDTVDRLFKNNGVYEAK; encoded by the coding sequence ATGTCAGTAAAAATTAGATTGAAAAGAATGGGAGCAAAGAAGAAACCATTTTATAGAATAGTTGTCGCAGATTCAAGATGTCCTCGTGATGGTAAATTCATCGAAGAAATCGGATATTACAACCCATTAGTTGAAGAAAAAACTGTTAAAGTTGATAGCGAAAAAGTTCAACAATGGATTAAAAATGGTGCAAAACCTACAGATACAGTAGACAGATTATTTAAAAATAATGGAGTTTACGAAGCAAAATAA
- the ffh gene encoding signal recognition particle protein, producing MIFENLSDKLQNALSKLTNRGKLTEKDIDVAMREVKLALLEADVNYKVVKDFISQVKERAIDSSVLESLTPGQQVIKIVNEELTKMMGEKEEKLNVSPMKPTVIMLCGLQGAGKTTHAGKLALNLKNKNKSVLLVACDIYRPAAIKQLQVVGGKVGVEVFEMGQTNPVEISKKAIEEAKKKNIDYVIIDTAGRLHIDDTLMDELKNIKQEVNPSDILLVVDAMTGQDAVNVAAKFNEDLDITGIILTKLDGDARGGAALSIRQVADKPIKFIGVGEKLGDLEPFHPDRMASRILGMGDVLSLIEKAQNQFDEKKAKELEEKIKAQSFDFNDFLDQMQQIKKMGPMQDILAMIPGVDSKMLKQVNFDNKEFDKIEAIIKSMTKQERENPDIISISRRKRIAKGCGQDQVAVNKLLKQFKEMKVMMKNMGALQKKFGKKGKMKMPFFR from the coding sequence ATGATATTTGAAAATTTGTCCGATAAATTACAAAATGCCTTGTCAAAATTGACCAACAGAGGAAAGCTAACAGAAAAAGATATAGATGTTGCAATGAGAGAAGTTAAACTTGCTTTATTGGAAGCAGACGTTAACTATAAAGTTGTTAAAGATTTTATATCTCAAGTAAAAGAACGTGCTATCGATTCTTCTGTTTTGGAAAGTCTTACTCCAGGTCAACAAGTCATCAAAATAGTTAATGAAGAATTAACTAAAATGATGGGTGAAAAGGAAGAAAAACTTAACGTTTCACCAATGAAACCTACAGTAATTATGCTTTGTGGTTTGCAAGGGGCAGGTAAAACAACTCATGCCGGAAAACTTGCATTGAATTTGAAAAACAAAAACAAAAGCGTGTTACTTGTAGCGTGTGATATTTACAGACCTGCTGCCATTAAACAACTTCAAGTTGTTGGCGGAAAAGTTGGGGTAGAAGTATTTGAAATGGGACAAACAAATCCCGTTGAAATTTCAAAAAAAGCAATCGAAGAAGCTAAGAAAAAAAACATTGATTATGTAATTATAGATACTGCCGGTCGTCTTCATATTGACGATACTTTGATGGATGAGCTAAAAAATATTAAACAAGAAGTGAATCCTTCAGATATTTTGTTAGTTGTAGATGCGATGACTGGACAAGATGCAGTGAATGTTGCAGCTAAGTTTAACGAGGATTTGGATATTACAGGAATTATCCTTACTAAGTTAGACGGTGATGCAAGAGGTGGTGCTGCTTTATCAATCAGACAAGTAGCTGATAAGCCTATTAAATTTATAGGTGTAGGTGAAAAACTTGGAGATTTAGAGCCGTTCCATCCGGACAGAATGGCATCTCGTATCTTGGGTATGGGAGATGTTCTTAGCCTTATCGAAAAAGCACAAAATCAATTTGACGAGAAGAAGGCAAAAGAATTAGAAGAAAAGATTAAAGCTCAAAGTTTTGACTTTAATGATTTTCTTGACCAAATGCAGCAAATCAAAAAAATGGGACCTATGCAAGATATTCTTGCAATGATTCCTGGCGTGGATAGTAAGATGCTTAAACAAGTGAATTTCGATAACAAAGAATTTGACAAGATTGAAGCAATTATTAAATCTATGACCAAACAAGAAAGAGAAAATCCAGATATCATTAGTATATCTAGAAGAAAAAGAATTGCTAAAGGATGCGGTCAAGATCAAGTAGCGGTTAACAAACTTTTGAAACAATTCAAAGAAATGAAAGTTATGATGAAAAATATGGGAGCGCTACAAAAGAAATTTGGTAAAAAAGGTAAAATGAAAATGCCTTTTTTTAGATAA
- the ylxM gene encoding YlxM family DNA-binding protein produces MEKLLNITMMFDYYGKLLTKREYDVIDKYYNEDLSLNEIAQICDISKQAVSDSLKRAENKLYEYEQKLGLIEKSKKSHQFLRKIRNDLFSLSPEIKSKEIENIIIDIEDFLNDLEDVENDI; encoded by the coding sequence ATGGAAAAATTATTAAATATTACCATGATGTTTGATTATTATGGTAAATTGCTTACGAAAAGAGAATACGATGTAATTGACAAATACTACAATGAGGATTTGTCATTAAATGAAATTGCTCAAATTTGTGATATTTCAAAACAAGCTGTAAGTGATAGTTTGAAAAGAGCTGAAAATAAGCTTTATGAATACGAACAAAAACTTGGCTTAATTGAAAAATCAAAAAAGAGTCATCAATTTCTTAGAAAAATCAGAAATGATCTTTTCTCTTTGTCACCAGAAATCAAAAGCAAAGAAATTGAAAATATCATTATAGATATAGAAGATTTCTTAAATGATTTAGAGGATGTGGAAAATGATATTTGA
- a CDS encoding NAD(P)H-dependent glycerol-3-phosphate dehydrogenase → MKIMVIGPGRWGSFIAWYLKKIGHEVLLYGLNGTEDFENFKKSRSNGIITLQDDLELTDDITRAKECDVIHVSINAQGFRNVCEELNSIGIKDKIIVTNMKGIEISTGKRLSEVCKEIMDGSNKVAAWIGPGHPQEFYRNVPNCMVIDSEDEDVKELLIENYSSDLIRFYYGQDLIGNEIGAAYKNVIGIAAGMLDGMKISSLKGALMSRGCREVARFIKASGGKELSAYGLCHLGDYEATVFSQYSHNRMFGEMYAKSEKYDKLAEGYYTVKAIKLQADKMNLDLPINNAVYKVLYENSKCEEEIDKLFSRSLKKEFY, encoded by the coding sequence ATGAAAATTATGGTTATAGGGCCTGGCAGATGGGGAAGTTTCATCGCTTGGTATTTGAAAAAAATTGGTCATGAAGTTTTGTTGTATGGTTTGAATGGAACTGAAGATTTCGAAAACTTTAAGAAAAGTCGTAGCAATGGAATTATTACTTTGCAAGATGATTTGGAATTAACCGATGATATCACAAGAGCAAAAGAATGTGATGTTATTCATGTTAGTATAAATGCACAAGGTTTTAGAAATGTGTGTGAAGAACTTAATTCAATTGGAATTAAGGATAAAATTATCGTTACTAATATGAAGGGAATTGAGATTTCGACTGGAAAAAGATTATCAGAAGTCTGCAAAGAAATTATGGATGGATCTAACAAAGTTGCAGCTTGGATTGGCCCAGGTCATCCACAAGAATTTTACCGCAATGTTCCAAATTGTATGGTAATTGATTCGGAAGATGAAGATGTGAAAGAATTGTTGATTGAAAATTACAGTTCAGATTTGATTAGATTTTATTATGGTCAAGATTTGATTGGAAATGAAATCGGCGCAGCTTACAAAAACGTAATTGGAATTGCTGCAGGAATGTTGGATGGAATGAAAATAAGTTCTTTGAAGGGAGCTTTAATGAGTAGAGGTTGTAGAGAAGTCGCAAGGTTTATTAAAGCTTCGGGAGGTAAAGAGCTCAGCGCGTACGGACTTTGTCACTTGGGAGATTATGAGGCTACAGTGTTTTCACAATATTCGCACAACAGAATGTTCGGTGAAATGTATGCAAAATCAGAAAAATACGACAAATTAGCTGAGGGATACTACACTGTAAAAGCTATTAAATTACAAGCAGACAAAATGAATTTGGATTTACCAATAAACAATGCAGTGTACAAAGTTTTGTACGAAAATTCGAAATGCGAAGAAGAAATCGACAAATTATTCAGTAGAAGTTTGAAAAAAGAATTTTATTAA